The genomic stretch GTGCTCCAGCCTTCGCCTGAGCAGGCGTCGTGCCCTTCACCGCGCCCTTGGCCATGCTGTTCGCCGGACTTGAGGGGATCGGAGGCGCGACGCGGGTCCAGGTCTCGCCGCCGCAAAGAAAGCCCAGTACGCAGCCTTGAATCTCCATCTGGTCGGTACCAGTTGGCTTGATGGTCGAGCTGTAAAACTGCCCGTCCTTGGCGTTATAGACTTGGCCTTCCCACGCATCGACGCCCGCCTTTTTCTTCATGTCGATCAGGATCGGCATGCCGAGCGTCGGCCTTGTCTGCTTTGAGGCATCCGGATTGTGAATATCCTTGCCACCCGGCCTTTGCTCCCAGGCAACGGCACCCCACATGCTGCCATTGCA from Bradyrhizobium sp. Ash2021 encodes the following:
- a CDS encoding DUF2147 domain-containing protein, which translates into the protein MLHCPRTIARTIAYSGLFLATGLCSALAADPTGDWKVADGVANIRVAQCNGSMWGAVAWEQRPGGKDIHNPDASKQTRPTLGMPILIDMKKKAGVDAWEGQVYNAKDGQFYSSTIKPTGTDQMEIQGCVLGFLCGGETWTRVAPPIPSSPANSMAKGAVKGTTPAQAKAGAPVSPKTTGSVNPAPKPAGQKQAAAPSGDVVGDICLLPDIARFAH